The Roseofilum casamattae BLCC-M143 genome has a segment encoding these proteins:
- a CDS encoding peptidylprolyl isomerase → MLKPLLKTTLVLLLILTCWTGLISPSQAASSRESRLPGGDPITDGEALLRYALPIDAPALFKIQKDIESISGPVRGRRWSAATSSLSEANFLLTRRSEEILANVPDEKRADGEAYLTELNEELQELRDRVSEQERLPIFAAQAECLSTIGALETLMVQGFPFEIPAEYSDLPQLKGRATVEMETEKGNVTMVVDGYNAPITAGNFVDLVDRGFYDGLKVTRAEESYVVQLGDPPGPDDGFSDPATGEYRAIPLEIKIKGDPDPVYEFTLEEIGLYREEPELPFSAYGTLGMARPSNDPNGGSSQFFFFLFEPELTPAGLNLLDGEYAPFGYTVAGKEVLRKLKKGDRILSIKVTEGLENLEI, encoded by the coding sequence ATGCTGAAGCCCCTGCTGAAAACGACTCTAGTATTACTTTTGATCCTCACCTGTTGGACGGGTCTCATCTCGCCTAGTCAGGCCGCTTCATCCCGTGAAAGTCGCTTACCTGGAGGCGATCCAATTACCGATGGTGAAGCACTGCTGCGCTATGCCCTTCCTATCGATGCTCCCGCCCTATTTAAAATCCAAAAAGATATTGAATCAATTAGCGGTCCGGTGCGCGGACGGCGCTGGAGCGCTGCCACCTCGAGCTTGAGCGAAGCTAACTTTTTGTTAACCCGACGGAGCGAAGAGATTTTAGCCAACGTTCCCGATGAAAAACGCGCGGACGGAGAAGCTTATTTAACCGAGCTGAACGAGGAATTACAGGAATTGCGCGATCGCGTGAGCGAGCAAGAGAGACTGCCGATTTTTGCAGCTCAAGCTGAATGTCTCTCAACGATTGGAGCCTTAGAAACTCTTATGGTGCAAGGCTTTCCCTTTGAGATTCCTGCCGAATATAGCGATCTGCCTCAACTGAAAGGACGGGCGACAGTGGAGATGGAAACCGAGAAAGGAAACGTGACGATGGTCGTCGATGGTTACAATGCTCCGATTACCGCCGGTAATTTTGTCGATTTGGTCGATCGCGGGTTTTATGATGGTTTAAAAGTTACTCGGGCTGAAGAGTCTTACGTGGTGCAGTTGGGCGACCCTCCCGGGCCGGATGATGGATTTAGCGATCCGGCTACAGGAGAGTATCGCGCGATTCCGTTAGAAATTAAGATCAAAGGCGACCCCGACCCCGTCTATGAATTTACTTTAGAGGAAATTGGCTTATATCGGGAAGAACCAGAACTGCCCTTTTCCGCTTACGGGACCTTGGGAATGGCCCGGCCGAGTAACGACCCGAATGGGGGTTCCTCGCAGTTCTTCTTCTTCTTATTTGAACCGGAATTAACTCCGGCCGGATTAAATCTATTGGACGGAGAATACGCTCCCTTTGGTTATACCGTTGCGGGAAAAGAGGTATTGCGCAAACTGAAAAAAGGCGATCGCATTCTCTCGATTAAAGTAACTGAAGGTCTGGAAAATCTAGAAATTTAG
- a CDS encoding DPP IV N-terminal domain-containing protein, translating to MHRNSWAIAISLAAIACFSVLFFSSVSPALAPPAQIAFQSAREGSLSIYTIDADGSEPKQLTRELQDEGLPSWSPDRQKIAFVSNQDLNREIYVINADGSDRQRLTINPAWEFSPTWSPDGEKIAFSSDREGNQDIFAMNADGTRQTNLTNHPAVERSPDWSPDGDRILFTSNRADGQSVQIYIMNADGSNPIQLSDRPGIHRTPAWSPDGDRIAFSFEPLQLKPGYFVRDAEIYVMNADGTNPINLTQNPSRDLEPTWSPDGRQLAFRSTRNGNDFIYTIDRDGSNAKPIIEFPQTGAAPDWY from the coding sequence ATGCATAGAAACTCATGGGCGATCGCCATCAGTTTGGCTGCGATTGCTTGTTTTTCAGTTCTCTTTTTCTCCTCAGTCAGCCCAGCTTTGGCTCCTCCAGCTCAAATTGCCTTCCAGTCAGCACGAGAGGGTAGTTTATCGATCTACACGATCGATGCCGATGGTTCCGAACCCAAGCAACTGACCCGCGAACTGCAAGATGAAGGTCTGCCTTCTTGGTCCCCCGATCGGCAAAAGATTGCTTTTGTCTCCAACCAAGACTTAAATCGAGAAATCTATGTCATCAATGCCGACGGGAGCGATCGCCAGCGGTTAACCATTAATCCCGCTTGGGAATTTTCGCCCACCTGGTCGCCGGATGGGGAGAAAATAGCCTTTAGTTCCGATCGCGAAGGGAACCAAGATATTTTCGCCATGAATGCTGATGGCACTCGGCAAACCAATCTCACCAACCATCCTGCCGTAGAGCGATCGCCGGATTGGTCTCCCGACGGCGATCGTATTCTGTTTACCTCAAACCGAGCTGACGGACAAAGCGTCCAAATCTACATAATGAACGCTGATGGCTCGAATCCGATTCAACTGAGCGATCGTCCGGGCATTCATCGTACTCCCGCTTGGTCTCCCGATGGCGATCGTATTGCATTTAGCTTTGAACCCTTACAACTGAAACCGGGTTATTTCGTTCGCGATGCTGAAATCTATGTCATGAATGCTGACGGAACCAACCCCATCAACCTCACCCAAAATCCCAGCCGAGATCTCGAACCCACCTGGTCTCCTGACGGTCGTCAACTCGCCTTTCGTTCGACCCGCAACGGAAACGATTTTATTTATACGATCGATCGCGATGGCTCGAATGCGAAACCGATTATTGAATTTCCGCAAACCGGTGCGGCCCCCGATTGGTATTAA
- a CDS encoding TerD family protein encodes MTINLEKGQRISLEKVAPGLKNLMFGLGWDVVKSEGLLGFLTKGPNLDLDASVICLNKMNKFKGVTDLVYFGNLRHSSGAITHLGDNLTGEGDGDDEQILVTLDKLPEAIEKLVFVVNIYECLSRKQDFSQVKNAFVRLVDRATNREIARYDLSGESYAGMTGMLMAEVYRQEGQWQMAAKGEGLQVKNLQEMTEHFK; translated from the coding sequence ATGACAATTAATTTAGAAAAAGGCCAGAGAATTTCTCTGGAAAAAGTCGCCCCAGGTCTGAAAAACTTAATGTTTGGGCTGGGATGGGATGTGGTGAAATCGGAAGGACTGTTAGGTTTTTTGACGAAAGGGCCTAACCTCGATTTGGATGCTTCTGTTATTTGTTTGAATAAAATGAATAAATTTAAGGGCGTGACTGACCTGGTTTATTTTGGAAACTTGCGTCATTCTTCTGGAGCCATTACTCATTTAGGCGATAACTTAACTGGGGAAGGAGATGGAGATGACGAGCAAATTTTAGTAACTCTCGATAAGCTGCCGGAGGCCATTGAGAAACTCGTGTTTGTCGTGAATATCTATGAGTGTTTGTCCCGGAAACAAGATTTTTCGCAAGTGAAGAATGCATTTGTCCGATTGGTCGATCGCGCGACGAATCGCGAGATTGCTCGTTACGATCTCTCCGGAGAGTCTTATGCCGGAATGACGGGTATGTTAATGGCAGAAGTTTATCGCCAAGAGGGTCAGTGGCAAATGGCGGCGAAAGGAGAAGGCTTGCAAGTGAAAAATTTACAAGAAATGACGGAACATTTCAAATAA
- the efp gene encoding elongation factor P, whose amino-acid sequence MTSSNDFKTGMNIELDGGVWKVIEFLHVKPGKGSAFVRTKLKNAQTGNTVERTFRAGESVTTANLEKTVEQYTYKDGEQLVFMNMETYEESRLNADQIGDGVKYLKEGMEVDILTWNDRVLGVELPTSVVLEVTQTDPGVKGDTATGGNKRATVETGAEIVVPLFISIGEKIKIDTRNGSYLGREK is encoded by the coding sequence ATGACTTCTAGTAATGATTTCAAAACAGGCATGAACATTGAACTCGATGGCGGAGTATGGAAAGTCATCGAGTTTTTGCATGTGAAACCGGGTAAAGGGTCTGCTTTTGTGCGGACAAAGCTAAAAAATGCGCAAACGGGAAATACTGTCGAGCGTACTTTTCGTGCTGGCGAATCGGTGACAACAGCGAATTTGGAGAAGACGGTCGAGCAGTATACCTATAAAGATGGCGAGCAGTTGGTGTTCATGAATATGGAGACTTATGAAGAGAGTCGCCTCAATGCCGATCAAATTGGCGATGGGGTTAAGTATTTGAAGGAAGGTATGGAAGTTGATATCCTGACCTGGAACGATCGGGTTCTGGGAGTAGAACTGCCAACCTCTGTTGTCTTAGAAGTGACTCAAACCGATCCAGGAGTGAAGGGAGATACAGCAACCGGAGGCAACAAACGCGCAACCGTAGAAACCGGAGCAGAGATTGTGGTGCCTTTGTTTATCTCAATTGGCGAAAAGATTAAAATCGATACCCGTAATGGTAGTTACTTGGGTCGAGAGAAGTAA
- the accB gene encoding acetyl-CoA carboxylase biotin carboxyl carrier protein codes for MNLNFEELRELIVTLGQTDIAEFTLKNDSFELTVRKGVAEGAGVIQQVAIAPPVMASAMPTVAAPVVPSAPAPVAPSEPTPPPLDRDLLEIKSPMVGTFYRAPAPDEAPFTSVGDRIQLGDTVCIIEAMKLMNELEAEVAGEVVEILVENAEPVEYGQVLMRVKAS; via the coding sequence GTGAATTTAAATTTTGAAGAGCTTCGCGAACTCATCGTTACATTAGGTCAAACGGATATTGCTGAGTTTACGTTAAAGAATGATTCGTTTGAGTTAACGGTTCGCAAGGGTGTTGCTGAAGGAGCAGGTGTGATACAGCAAGTGGCGATCGCACCTCCAGTAATGGCCAGTGCTATGCCAACGGTGGCTGCTCCAGTGGTTCCCAGCGCCCCCGCTCCGGTGGCTCCCAGCGAACCTACCCCACCGCCTCTCGATCGCGATTTGCTGGAAATTAAGTCCCCAATGGTGGGCACATTTTACCGCGCGCCGGCTCCGGATGAAGCGCCGTTTACCAGTGTTGGCGATCGCATTCAGTTGGGCGATACGGTTTGTATTATCGAAGCGATGAAGCTGATGAATGAATTAGAAGCCGAAGTCGCCGGAGAAGTGGTCGAAATCTTAGTCGAAAATGCCGAACCGGTTGAATACGGCCAAGTTCTCATGCGCGTTAAAGCCAGCTAA
- a CDS encoding prephenate/arogenate dehydrogenase yields MKIGIIGLGLIGGSLALTLRSLGWEVLGTSRNRQTCTLAVERSVVDSASIELSHLAAARVIFICTPMASIVPIVEQLADLLSPEIILTDVGSVKAPIVRGASQFWPNFVGGHPMAGTAEQGLDAAQLGLFCDRPYVLTPLETTPPESVELVAQLAESLSARVYRCAPESHDRAVALISHLPVFISAGLITTCLDETNAEVLQLAQQLASSGFADTSRVGGGNPELGTMMARYNREALLLSLRRYRQVLDGAIDRIEAEDWPGIMASLEQTKQGRSPFL; encoded by the coding sequence ATGAAAATTGGCATTATTGGTTTGGGTTTAATTGGCGGCTCGCTGGCGCTAACGCTGCGATCGCTGGGTTGGGAAGTGTTGGGAACCAGCCGCAATCGGCAGACGTGCACCCTCGCGGTAGAACGCTCGGTGGTCGATTCGGCTAGCATAGAATTGAGCCATTTAGCTGCTGCACGAGTCATTTTTATTTGTACTCCCATGGCCAGTATTGTTCCTATCGTGGAACAGTTGGCGGATTTATTATCCCCGGAGATAATTCTAACGGATGTGGGGTCGGTTAAAGCGCCAATTGTTCGTGGGGCGAGTCAATTCTGGCCCAATTTTGTGGGCGGCCATCCCATGGCAGGTACGGCAGAACAAGGCTTAGATGCGGCTCAATTGGGATTATTTTGCGATCGCCCTTACGTACTCACTCCTCTAGAAACTACGCCTCCGGAGTCCGTCGAACTCGTGGCGCAACTGGCAGAGTCTTTATCCGCGCGGGTGTATCGCTGCGCGCCAGAATCTCACGATCGCGCTGTAGCTCTCATTTCCCATTTACCGGTATTTATCAGTGCGGGGTTAATTACTACCTGTTTGGATGAAACCAATGCTGAAGTGTTGCAGTTAGCCCAACAGCTCGCCAGTTCTGGATTTGCCGATACCAGTCGCGTCGGTGGAGGCAATCCGGAGCTGGGAACGATGATGGCCCGGTACAACCGCGAGGCTCTATTGCTCTCCCTGCGCCGCTATCGTCAGGTTCTCGATGGGGCGATCGATCGCATCGAAGCGGAAGACTGGCCGGGCATCATGGCCTCCCTGGAGCAAACAAAACAAGGGCGCTCTCCCTTTCTGTAA
- a CDS encoding TerD family protein, whose translation MSSISLQKGQRISLDKVAPNLQAAFVGLGWDVKATDGGHDFDLDACAFLLGENEKLVSDKHFIFYNNTTSPDADKSVEHMGDNLTGAGDGDDEVIIVNLQKVPQDISRLVFTVTIHDAQKRKQNFGQVENAYVRLVDVATKEELLRYPLSEDYSIETALVMAELYRRDGSWRMNAVGAGYEGGLQALLDRYL comes from the coding sequence ATGAGTAGTATTAGTCTGCAAAAAGGACAGCGCATCTCCTTAGACAAAGTTGCCCCCAACCTGCAAGCCGCCTTTGTCGGATTGGGATGGGACGTGAAAGCAACGGATGGGGGTCATGACTTCGATTTAGATGCTTGTGCATTCCTGCTCGGGGAAAATGAAAAACTCGTTTCAGATAAGCACTTTATTTTCTATAACAATACCACCAGTCCGGATGCGGATAAATCGGTCGAACATATGGGCGATAATTTGACGGGAGCTGGGGATGGAGATGATGAAGTCATTATTGTCAACTTACAAAAAGTTCCCCAAGACATTAGCCGTTTAGTCTTTACCGTAACCATTCACGACGCTCAGAAACGCAAACAGAATTTCGGTCAAGTGGAAAATGCTTACGTTCGCTTAGTTGACGTGGCCACGAAAGAAGAATTGCTCCGCTATCCCTTGAGTGAAGATTACTCGATTGAAACGGCTTTAGTCATGGCAGAACTGTATCGCCGCGATGGTAGCTGGCGCATGAATGCGGTTGGTGCTGGGTATGAAGGAGGATTACAGGCCCTACTCGATCGCTATTTGTAG